Part of the Juglans regia cultivar Chandler chromosome 14, Walnut 2.0, whole genome shotgun sequence genome, aaaaacaaaagaagaaaaattttaaaagaagaaggTCTCTTGTCTCACGAAAATCAGTTCACTTTCAATTTGAACCGTTTCATTAAATGAATGCCTTACATATCAGCATCGGTGCATGGTTTGGTATGCAAATTTGCTTCCAAGAAAACTTTTTCTTATGGGATTACAATCATTTGAGGCAGCTACGACCAAAGCTACCGACTCTAGGGGATTGAAGTGTGCTAAAAAGTGAATGACCTAATTAGATGGGTAAATGCATCCGATTAGTGTTAGATTTATACACACAATTAAAAAGAACTATTTTTACCAATGGACAAGTTTGATATGATAACGTCAAATTTGCTTTAGAGTTTGATGAATTTTACAATATAGTATTTCATCAAGCGATAGTTTGTAAGGTAGGTTTTTTTGTAACTCTTCTTGTGGATCTAGTAGTATATTCCCCAAGGGAAATGCTTTTtgaacccatttttttttaaatttcttttcttaatagttaaataagtgaatattattaaatttatgtattttttaaatgctCAAAGATATTAAATTTCTGTTTTGATTCAACCCATTTCCTGTGAATGCGACCAACACCCACATACTCTTATAATTTTCAGTGAATCATGAAAATTGAAATGGGAAAAGTGGCATCTGAAACAATGTTCAGATGATGTCCCAATTCCAGTAAGTGGGTTCAGTCTAAAATGATCAAAGGGCTATGGTAAATCCCCATagaaagcaaaaggaaaaagttgGGGTCTCTGATAATTCATGGCATGGTCCGTGGCAATCCAAAGCTATATTGCATTACATATTTGGTTTtgtgacaaaaaatattacactCTAGCCTTCATTGACTTAATTCTATCTTTCTCACTAGAAGTTCTCAACTTTGTTTCCATGAATCGATGATTTGGATTATTGGATTCTATTATGTATTTAATTGGATTACGTTTCTAAGTCCACGAATTTCTAATTCCAAAGGCTCAGTAAGTACATGGCCTAGCAAGGTCTACTACCTCTTCAGTTTTGGCACTTTCTTTGCCCATATGAAACAAATGTCTCTagaaaacatgcatatatattctgATTCCCAGGCTGGAGAATGGAGATAGAAGAAGGGAGGTTGTGTGCGTGCGTGCGCacgcgtgagagagagagagagagagagaattcacaAAAATGGCCAGCAAATCATTGTACCAAAATTTACAATGGAGATCTATATttccaaagagagagagagagagatgctctACATCATGGCATTTTTGTCTTGGGCTAGTAGGTACATCATGTACATGCAATTGCCACCAGGCATTATTCAGCTCATTTCATGTATTGAATCCAGCAATACAGACATGAATCATGACCATACTTAACAGTGCAGGGCCCCCCAGAGAGGGTATGGAAGGGGGTGGTGTGCTTGGAGAGCAAAGTAATTGAAAGAACGCTcgatgaataatatttttctatttagaaTGTGAAACAACAATATCTGGGatcagaaaagaaagaaaacaaaatgaaagcCTAGAATATAGATGATGGACATAAGCAGTAACACTAAGTGCAGCAACAGCGTATTGAATTGTCAACCCCACTTAGCTAACTCAAGTTTTGGATGATTCACTCAAGCTCCGTTTGCCACTAATTAAGTAAGGCAGGTTAAAAGCATGGCTCCCTATGCTAGGACTACTCGACGATTTTACTGAAAAATGAGACAGAAATTGAAGACAATACAGAGAATTTCTTAAATTGTTTCCTATATTAATGTTGGTTGTCTCATAAACTTTCCAATTAATAAACGGAAATGTGCAGTTTTCTTCTGTTTGAAGGCTGATCGAGTGTGTAGTTCAGTTATTTCCTGTCCTGTCTTATCTGGCTTCAGTCTATACAATGAGGAATAAACTTTTGATTGCATCTATTTTTCTGCCACTTCTGTTGTCATGTAGCCTACAACATATGGGCGCAGATGGTAATGTAGAGATATCTGTGCTGAGCAATAGAGCTGGTTTCCTGGGTTTCTCATTTGCTTTTCCCATGGTTGTTTTACTCAAACCAAAAGATAGCAATGCTCTTATGGCTCCCATACTCCTTAAGTTTTCTGATATCGAGCctagaattaattaataggtctactctctctctctgaatttaTAGTGCATGCACATTTCATAGTCTTTTCTTTGGAAACACTGTCTTGGTTTTGAGATGTGATGTTCGGAAAAAATCTTTAAACTCCATTGTATTTTCCAGTGAGTTCGGCCATTCACATTAAGTCCCCAATGTCTCATTTGATAAGTAATTCTAGGCCTGTTGAACTCAAAATTTGAGATCAAGACAAATTTAATTATGTATACATATAAGTCTCTTACCAAGCATAGCGCGCCACCCCAGTACGCATGAATTTGGCTTACAATTTGCAGCAAAATTAATGGAGTATAAAATCCTTATTACTCAGAATTATTAGGAAAGGAAACATAGGGGAAGGATATCACTGATGGCACTGAAAAAATGCCCTGTATGGAAACTATCACATGTAAGCCCTCTTTTATACTATTTCATACATGATGCAGATGCAGTAGAAGGCAACTTGACCTTAAACCACTCTTATTTATAATAGTGGTAGTGGCTTTGCATGTGGATGTTTATATCTAAAGATTTCCAcacaaaacaacataaaaactATGAATTGGGAAGATCAGCAAAATTTGCATATGTCAAGGATTATCTTTCAATAAATTTGCTCAATCTGGGATTGGAATTATACAATCTCTCCATCAAGTTCACAGTACAGCTCCTCCATCTTGGCCTGTTTTGTGTGAAGTAAAAAGCATAAATCATATGACATTTGCAGGTTATTTGAAACCGGCTCAACTAATTTTGGACTATTTTTATATCGAAAATAACCAATAATTCTTCAAATAATGTGATCAAATCTCATTccaactcatctaatcattacgacttttccaaacttctatacaaaatataataaataattcaatttttttttttaaattttaaaacaaaaataatattctaacaatattttattcaactttcaaattttatctcatctcaacttcttATCCAAACCTCCCATAAAGCTTGCAAATTTTAGCTAAAGGTTTAGCAGTCGAACACAAGTGAACCATGCATTTAGAGTTTCACGGGCTTGcccttttgttttgtatttctcCAATTGAAATAAACTTTTCCAAGCAGGTTTTGGATGTGTGATTTTGTACGCTTCACAAATATTTGGTGTCAATGTAACTGCTGGCCAAGTTAACATGTATCATGTATGTATGgcatgaaaaatgcaattggaAAGGAGATTCTAGAAAAGTCTGTAGAACAATTGGATGGACGTTGCTGTGCTTGGAAAGGAGTTTAGCAACTTCTTGTTTCTGGTTTGTTACAGATTCTAAGattttttctacaattttttgaACATCAAAGATATGTTTGGATCGTCTGGTCATTGAAAATGAATTGAGCTAGTGTGGTATATAATCGGAAGGATTCCTACATTCTCTTTAACATTGGAATCAGAAAGAAGTATATCTATGATCTTCTTCTTGTCATCCTTCCTACCAATAACTTCTGCCTCAGGTACGAAAGAATGATCAGTATCATCCCAAGTTCAGCAAAAATCAAATTACCATCACTTTCGATGCTAAGAAACATGCAGGCCCTGCTCAAATTGTTGTCGTGAAATTACACAGCCTCAACCTTGCGGCCTCCTATATTTCTTCCCTTTGCTCTTGTTCCTCCTCCTTACTATTCTCCTGGATGTGAAGAATCATGAATATGGTGATATTTCTTATTTGAATAGGGAAGAAAAAAGCAATAAAGAAAGCGAGGTAATCATAACTAACTTATTTACTTGTAGAAGACGCAGTGCATTAGATTTGTTTTACAAACTCTCAATCCCTCTCCCCTGTTTCTTCTTTACTCAAAGACCTttctgcaaatagaattttataaGTTGAAGGTGAAGAAGGTGGATACGgcaataaagataaaattggtGGAAAAATACCTAAATTAGTCGTATTGCAGTTGAGGATCAAAGTACTCCAGCTTTGGGATGTGAGCAATCTTGGGCCAATCCTCACCTCCGTCTTGTTTGCATCTTTGTAATAAGATGGGGCAATCATCAATTGTCAACACTTTCAAAGAGGTTAGCCTACTCATTGCTTCAGGCAGTGACGTTAAACCAGGACATGTAGAAATTGTGAACTGCTCAAGTGATGCCCAATTGCAGATCCACTCTGGTATAGTCATCAAGCTTGAACAATTTGAGATTCGGAGATGTTGTAGAGTGGTAACATGTTGAAGCCCCAATGGGAGAGACACCAATTTTGGAATACTGTCAAACTCCAAAGAGATGAGGCTTTTAAGCCCTTTCCATTGCATACCGTGCTCATCGTTGCCTAGATCAAGCATGGGACAATCAATAAGCTTCAGGATTTGAATTGCAGTGAGATATTGTATACCTTGGGAGAGAGACTTTAATTTAGGGCATTCAGCTATCCTCAAACGCTGGAGAGATATGAGGTTTTGCAACCCATCCACTGGAAGTGTTTCTAAATCCTCAAGTTGATCTAAGGATATATTCTTCAATTTGGAGAGAGGAGGAGATGAAAAGGCAATGGGTGTAGAGGAAGCGGAGGAGGAGGCATTCGTACTTATTGTTTGTTGCACTGCCTTCCACCTAGCTTTCATTAGGTATAACCCTTCTTCAAGATGTGGAAACATTGGCAATGAAGTCAACAGAGGGCAACAAAAGATGTGTAAATTTGAAAGACGAGGAAATAGTAAAGCATTTCTCCTCGTCATTGATGATGGAGTTTCAAAGGAATTTTGATGATCAGTAGTAGTATTGACATCCACATTATAAGAATCACTCCTCCACCAACCCTTCAGATTAGGACAGTGACCGAGGAAAATACTCTCAAGAGATGGAAAGAATTctgataaagaaaaagaagataaagataaCTCATTGTTGTCACTACAATCTGATACGTACTCTatttcaaaaaggaaaaacagagaaattcTCTTAAGAAAGGGTAGTCCACTCAATGGTggcaaatatttcaaattattacaACCACGTAAACTCAAGTGAACAAGATTTGTGAGTGACAAAAGCCACATTGGAAACCTCACACCCCCATATTCATATATGTTTAGCTTTTTAAGATTTGGGTGAGGTTCAAAGCGTTCCAATGCATTAataacattttctctttcccaaTGTAAAGTCAAAACCTGAAGATGTCCTCTTTCCTTTAGATTTGCGACGTCTTCCTCCCGACTTCTCAAACCCGAAATCTCTAATGCTCCTCTTAAGCTAGTTAGTCTATTTAGCTCGCTTAACTGGCCACTATCATTTGGAGTCGAATCAGAGTGGACAACAAACTTAGATAATGTCTGGAGATTTTTCAATTCCCCCAATCCACGTGGCATACAAGTCAAATTCTCACATCCATCATTGTAAAGATGTCTGAGGTTGACTAATTTCGTAATTCCTCTAGGCAATTCTTTAATCCCTTTGCAACCAGAGATTCCTAGTGTATGCAAATTTTGCAACCTAATTATGGAATCGGGCAGCTTCTCGATTTTATCATTCCCAGAAAGATCAAGATCTCTTAAATGCTTCAACTTACATATGAAACTCGGTACTACATCAAGCGGTCTTTCATGTAAATCCAGCACTCGCAAGAACTTCAAACTTGAAAAGATTGCTTCACATGAAGTGCTTGACTCTTGCAAATCCTTCCATTCACCAACCGAAAGAAGTGTTCGAATCCTACTGACTTTAGACGAGGAAGTTGGATTTACAAAGGAAATATCTATATTGTCGACGACTGCTACGTGCCGAGTTTTCTGATCAATAATGATCTTCTCCTTAGATTCTAATCTGGTGATCAATGGTCCTGCCCTTGACATTGCGAGATCATGCATGAGGTCGTGCATTTTACACGAGATCACGTTGCCCAGATCATCCATTTTTGCTTCTTGAAAGAACGATCTCCAAAGTAAATCCATGAAATACTCATGACCAACATCTTCAAGACATTGACCATTTTGATTGGATAGCATGATAAACCCCTGTGCTATCCAGAGATTtatcaattttgatttttccaTCACGTAATCCTTGGGAAATATACTACAATAAGCAAAACATTGTTTCAAATGTGATGGAAGTTGATCATAACTCAGCTTAAGAGTTGGtatgatttcattttcttttatttttggcaGTTTATTGTTTTCAAAAGACACCCACCTGCTTCAGAATTTTCCAAGCACAGCAACGTCCTTCCAATTGTTCTTATGGCAAGCGGGACACCACAACACTTTTCTACAATCTCATTTCCAATTGCCAAGATTCTTGAATTCCTCGGCTCTTCTCCATTCCTAAATGCCACTTGCTTAAATAAGAACCATGAGTCATCTTCATTTAAACCTCTTAAGTGATATGGTTCCACTGTGTCTGTGCGTGTAAGATTTGCCACCCTATCATTGCGTGTGGTTACTAATATTCTACTGCCTCTTCCACCAACCATcaacaaatttttcaatttatcccATTTCTCACTTTCCTCGTTCCACACATCATCCAACACTAGTAAGTACTTCTTTCCTTCAATTTCTTTCCGAATACGAGAGGCCAATGCCTCCATTGAAGCAACTTCTTGTTTCTGGTTTGTTACAGATTCTAAGATTTTTTCTACAAGTTTTTGAACATCAAAGATATCAGATACACAAACCCACATTTTtaactgaaaatatttttggatcgTCTGGTCATTGAAGATGAATTGAGCTAGTGTGGTCTTTCCTAATCCTCCGATGCCAGTAATCGGAAGGATTCCTACATTCTCTTTAACATTGGAATCAGAAAGAAGTCTTTTTATGATCTCCTTCTTGTCATCTTCTCTACCAATAACTTCTGCCTCGGGTACATAGGAATGAGTATCATCCCTCTTCCTAGCCCTGACTCCTATCTCCACAGGGCGTTCCTCCAAGTGGAATTTCCTATCATTTGCGATGGCATCTAACTTCTGTCTAATCGTTTTAATCCTATGGCCCATTTTCAGATCATAGACAAGCGGGTTTGATTTGGA contains:
- the LOC108999729 gene encoding putative disease resistance protein RGA1 isoform X1; protein product: MEKSKLINLWIAQGFIMLSNQNGQCLEDVGHEYFMDLLWRSFFQEAKMDDLGNVISCKMHDLMHDLAMSRAGPLITRLESKEKIIIDQKTRHVAVVDNIDISFVNPTSSSKVSRIRTLLSVGEWKDLQESSTSCEAIFSSLKFLRVLDLHERPLDVVPSFICKLKHLRDLDLSGNDKIEKLPDSIIRLQNLHTLGISGCKGIKELPRGITKLVNLRHLYNDGCENLTCMPRGLGELKNLQTLSKFVVHSDSTPNDSGQLSELNRLTSLRGALEISGLRSREEDVANLKERGHLQVLTLHWERENVINALERFEPHPNLKKLNIYEYGGVRFPMWLLSLTNLVHLSLRGCNNLKYLPPLSGLPFLKRISLFFLFEIEYVSDCSDNNELSLSSFSLSEFFPSLESIFLGHCPNLKGWWRSDSYNVDVNTTTDHQNSFETPSSMTRRNALLFPRLSNLHIFCCPLLTSLPMFPHLEEGLYLMKARWKAVQQTISTNASSSASSTPIAFSSPPLSKLKNISLDQLEDLETLPVDGLQNLISLQRLRIAECPKLKSLSQGIQYLTAIQILKLIDCPMLDLGNDEHGMQWKGLKSLISLEFDSIPKLVSLPLGLQHVTTLQHLRISNCSSLMTIPEWICNWASLEQFTISTCPGLTSLPEAMSRLTSLKVLTIDDCPILLQRCKQDGGEDWPKIAHIPKLEYFDPQLQYD
- the LOC108999729 gene encoding putative disease resistance protein RGA3 isoform X2 translates to MAEGSLFDIAARIIESLGSLALKEIGLLWGVTDELKKLKNTVSTIQAVLLDAEEQRAVNNHQVIEWLERLKDVVYDADDLLDGFSTECLLREMMTRDKMAKKVRIFFSKSNPLVYDLKMGHRIKTIRQKLDAIANDRKFHLEERPVEIGVRARKRDDTHSYVPEAEVIGREDDKKEIIKRLLSDSNVKENVGILPITGIGGLGKTTLAQFIFNDQTIQKYFQLKMWVCVSDIFDVQKLVEKILESVTNQKQEVASMEALASRIRKEIEGKKYLLVLDDVWNEESEKWDKLKNLLMVGGRGSRILVTTRNDRVANLTRTDTVEPYHLRGLNEDDSWFLFKQVAFRNGEEPRNSRILAIGNEIVEKCCGVPLAIRTIGRTLLCLENSEAGGCLLKTINCQK
- the LOC108999729 gene encoding putative disease resistance protein RGA3 isoform X3, which produces MAEGSLFDIAARIIESLGSLALKEIGLLWGVTDELKKLKNTVSTIQAVLLDAEEQRAVNNHQVIEWLERLKDVVYDADDLLDGFSTECLLREMMTRDKMAKKVRIFFSKSNPLVYDLKMGHRIKTIRQKLDAIANDRKFHLEERPVEIGVRARKRDDTHSYVPEAEVIGREDDKKEIIKRLLSDSNVKENVGILPITGIGGLGKTTLAQFIFNDQTIQKYFQLKMWVCVSDIFDVQKLVEKILESVTNQKQEVAKLLSKHSNVHPIVLQTFLESPFQLHFSCHTYMIHVNLASSYIDTKYL